GAGACCGCGCGCACCATGAACCTCGTCATTGTCGAGAGCCCCGCAAAGGCCAAGACCATCAACAAGTACCTCGGTTCCGGCTATGAGGTGCTGGCCTCCTATGGCCACGTCCGCGACCTGCCGTCCAAGGACGGCTCGGTCCTGCCCGACGACGACTTCGCCATGCATTGGGAAGTGGACGCCAAGGGCGCCAAGCGCCTGAGCGACATCGCCGCGGCCGCCAAGCGCGCCGACCGCGTCATCCTGGCCACCGACCCCGACCGCGAAGGCGAGGCCATCAGCTGGCACGTGCTGGAGGTGTTGAACAAGAAAAAGGCGCTGAAGGACACGCCGGTCGAGCGCGTCACCTTCAACGCCATCACCAAGTCGGCGGTTCTCGACGCCATGGCCAATCCGCGCCAGCTCGACATGGAACTGGTCGAGGCCTACCTCGCCCGCCGCGCGCTGGACTATCTGGTCGGCTTCAACCTGTCGCCGGTGCTGTGGCGCAAGCTGCCGGGCGCCCGTTCAGCGGGCCGGGTGCAGTCGGTGGCGCTGCGCATCGTCGTCGACCGCGAGATGGAGATCGAGCGGTTCAAGCCGCAGGAATACTGGTCCATCGAGGCCGACCTGAACGCCGACAGCCCGCCGTTCACCGCCCGTCTGGTCAAGCATGACGGCAAGCGCATCCAGCGCCTCGACATCAAGGACGAGGCGACCGCCTCGGCCGCGCGCGCCGCCATCGACGCGGGCGACTTCACCATCCGTTCGGTCGAGAAGAAGCCCGTCCGCCGCAACCCGGCCCCGCCCTTCACCACCTCGACCCTGCAGCAGGAGGCGGCCCGCAAACTCGGCTTCTCGGCCCAGCGCACCATGCAGGCGGCGCAGAAGCTGTACGAGGGCGTGGACGAGACCGGCGGCCTGATCACCTACATGCGGACTGACGGCGTCCAGACCACGCCCGAAGGCATCGCCCAGGCGCGCGAGGTCATCGCACAGCAGTTCGGCCCCGCCTTCGTGCCGGGCGAGCCGCGCTACTACAAGACCAAGGCCAAGAACGCCCAGGAGGCGCACGAGGCGATCCGCCCGACCAACATCGCGCGCCACCCCGACAGCCTGCGCCTGGAATCCGACCTGCAGCGTCTCTACGAGCTGATCTGGAAGCGCATGGTCGCCTCTCAGATGGAAGCGGCCCGGCTGGACCGGACCACCGTCGACATCGAGACCTCCGACGGCCGCACCGGCCTTCGCGCCACCGGCCAGGTCGTGACCTTTGACGGCTTTCTCGCCGTCTATGAAGAAGGTCGCGACGAGAAGTCCCGCCAGTCCGAGGACGAGGACGACGATACGACCCGCCTGCCGGCGCTGAAGGAAGGCGCCCGCGCCCAGGTCGACGCCATCCGCACCGATCAGCATTTCACCGAGCCGCCCCCGCGCTTTTCCGAAGCCACCTTGGTCAAGAAGCTGGAAGAGCTCGGCATCGGCCGCCCGTCCACCTACGCCTCGACCCTGTCCACCCTGCGCGACCGCGAATACGTTCGCGTCGACAAGAACCGCTTCTATCCGGAGGACAAGGGCCGGCTCGTCACCGCCTTCCTGGAGCAGTTCTTCAGGAAGTGGGTCGAATACGACTTCACCGCCGCGCTCGAGACCCAGCTGGACGAGGTCTCGGCCGGCGACCTCGACTGGAAGGTGCTCCTGCGCAACTTCTGGCAGGACTTCCATGCGGCGACCCAGGCCGCGGGCGAGCTTCGCACCACTGCGATCCTTGACGCCCTCAACGAGACGCTGGGCGCCCACATCTTCCCGGACAAGGGCGACGGCGCGGACCCGCGCGAATGTCCGCTGTGCCATCAGGGCCGGCTGTCCTTGAAGACCAGCCGCTTCGGCGCCTTCATCGGCTGCGAGCGGTACCCTGAGTGCAAATACACCCGCCCCGTCGCCTCGCCCGATGCGGCGGACGGCGCGGCCGAAAGCGGCGATCGCGATCTCGGCGTCGATCCGGCGACCGGCCAGCCGGTCAATCTCAAGATCGGCCGCTTCGGTCCCTACGTGGAGACAACGCCGCCCGACGCTGAAAAGCCGCTGCGCTCGTCCCTGCCAAAGGGCTGGTCGCCGGCGTCCCTGACGCTGGACAACGCCTTGCGCCTCCTGTCCCTGCCGCGCGAAGTCGGGCCGCACCCCGAGGATGGCAAGATGATCACGGCGGGTCTGGGTCGCTACGGGCCCTTCATCCTGCACGCCGGCACCTACGCCAACGTTTCGGACATCGAAGAGGTGTTCGACGTCGGTCTGAACCGCGCCGTCGCCCTGCTGGCCGAGAAGCGTGCGGGCGGTCCCCGCGGCCGCGGGGCGGCCCAGGCGCCGCTCAAGGACCTGGGCGTCCATCCCGAGACCGGCGATCCCGTCCACGTCATGGCCGGCCGCTTCGGTCCCTACGTGAAGTCCGGCAAGATCAACGCCACCCTGCCCAAGGGCGTGACCCCCGAGGACCTGACCCTCGACGCCGCCCTCCCCCTCCTCGCCGCCAAGGCAGGCGCCGAGCCGAAGAAGAAGACGCCAGCAAAGAAGGCGGCCGCCCCCAAGACCGCCGCCAAGAAGCCCGCAGCCAAGAAGTCGGCCTCAAAGAAAACCGCCGACGCCTGACACGCGCCCTCTCCTCCCCACACCGTGGGGAGGGGGACCGCGCAGCGGTGGAGGGGTTCTTTGCCGCGGTGCCAACCCCTCCGTCACGGCGCTCCGCGCCGCGCCACCTCCCCATCTGCGATGGGGAGGAGAAAAGACCACCACGTCTCCCTCCCCGTTCGGGGAGGGTGGCTGAGCCGCAGGCGAAGCCGGGTGGGGACGGCCGCGTGCCCCATCGACGGCGCGTCAAGCCTCAGCACGTGCGCCCCTGCCGGGCCACCCCCACCCGGTCGCTGACGCGACCACCCTCCCCCAACGGGGGAGGGAGAGCCGACGTCCGCTCTCCGAACCGGATGCGAAACCGCAAGCCGGGACTTCAGCCCGGACGGAACAAAAGTTCTTGCTTTGTTCTTACCCCTGTATCATGCTCCCAGCATGTCACCGGCAACCAAGGGACGAGGCGCGAAGTCCAATGCCACAGGCCGCTACGAAGCCCGTACCCAAGAGGCCTTTGACGACGGCTGGACAGCCGACGATGCGGACGTCGCGCCGCTCCGCACCACCCTCAGCCCCGAACACGCGCGCACCCTCATCACCCGGAACACCAGTCCGGACATCGGTTTCGACCGCTCCATCAACCCGTACAAAGGTTGCGAACATGGCTGCATCTACTGCTACGCCCGTCCGTCCCATGCCTGGATGGGCCTATCCCCGGGCCTGGATTTCGAGAGCCGGATCTTCTTCAAGCCCCACGCCGCACGTCTCCTGGAACAGGAGCTGCTCGCCCCGCGATACCGGTGCAAACGCATCCACATAGGCGGCAACACCGACCCCTATCAGCCGGTCGAGCGCGAGACCCGCTCGACGCGCGGGGTGCTCGAGGTGCTGCAGCGGTTCAACCACCCCTTCAGCATCATCACCAAATCGGTGCTGATCGCCCGCGACGCCGACATCCTGGGTCCGATGGGGCGCGACAAGCTGGCCTCGGCCTTTGTCTCCATCACCACTCTGGACCGGGGGCTCGCCCGCGCCATGGAGCCCCGCGCCTCGACGCCCGCCAAGCGGCTGGAGGCCATCTCCCGCCTGGCCGAGGCCGGTGTTCCCGTGGGCGTCGGCTTCGCCCCCGTCATCCCCGGCCTGAACGACCATGAGTTGGAGGCGGTGCTGGAGGCCGCCGCAAAGGCCGGGGCGACCACCGCCATGTATGTGACGCTGCGTCTGCCGCTCGAGATCAAGGATCTGTTTCGCGAGTGGCTGGCCGACGCCCGGCCGGACCGCGCCGCCCGCGTCATGTCGCTGATCCGCCAGACGCGCGGCGGCAAGGACTATGACGCCGACTGGTCCCAGCGCATGAAGGGCACGGGGCCTGTGGCCGAGCTGATCGGGGCCCGGTTCAAGGCGGCGGTAAAACGCTATGGCCTGGACGCCCCACGCCACCAGCTGGACGAAACCCGGTTCCGCGTTCCCGCCGGCGCCCGCCCACAACTCGACCTGTTCGACGTGGCCTAGCCGCTGCCTAATCTATGGCCGCATCCGTATCGATGGCGTTTGTCACCAGGTCGCGCCACGTCGGGTCGCTGGCGTCCACCAGATCGACGTCGTCCATCAGGGCCACCGCCGCTCCGCCGTCCGGCAGAATCAGGCCCAGCACCTCCATCGACTCGCCCTCGGCGTTCAGATGCGTCTCGGCCTGCACGATCACCGCCGCCTGCTCACCGTCGTCCTCCCACCAGATCACCGGCTGCGGCAGCTCCATGGCCAGCGGCCGCGGATCATCGGTGTCGCCCAGGGCGAACACCGCCCGCCGAGCCTGCACGTCGTCCAGCGTCGCCACCGCACCGGCGAACGGCTTCAGCCGCGTCCAGTCCTCAGCGTCGAAGCCGCCGCCGTCCTCATCGAAGAGCTCGTCCATGATCCCGCCTATCGCCTGAAAACGCCGACCAGCTCCACATGCGTCGACCACAAAAACTGGTCCACCGGCGTCACCCGCTCCAGCCGGAATCCTGCGTCGATCAGCACCCGCGCGTCCCGAGCGAACGTCTGCGGATTGCACGAGACGCCCACCACCACCCCGGCCCTTGTCGCCGCGATCTGCGCGGTCTGCTCGATCGCTCCGGCGCGCGGCGGATCAAACACGACCGCCTCGCAGCCCTTCAGGTCGAACGGCGTCATGGGGCGGCGAAACAGGTCGCGCGCCTCCGCCGAGATGGCCTTCATCCCCTTCGCCGTCTTGACCCCGGCCTTCAGCGCCGCGATCCCGGCGTCGGATGCATCCGCCGCGATCACCGGCGCCACCGTGGCCAGTGGAAAGGTGAAGGTCCCCGCGCCGCAGAACAGGTCGGCGACCTTTTTCGCCCCCTTCACCGCCGCGACCGCCCGCTCGACCATCGCCGCCTCGGCCTCCGGCACGGCTTGCAGAAAGCCGCCGGCCGGCAAGGCCACGGTCGCCGGCCCGAACATCACCTGCGGCTGCCGCGCCGCCATCAGCGTCTCGCCCGCGAGGCTCAGGCGCGCCACATCGGCCCTTCTGGCCGCCGCGACCGCGCGTGTCCGGGCATCCGCGGACAGGCCGCCGGACCGCCGCTCCACCCCCGTCACATCGACGTCCAGGCCTGTCAGGGTCCAGGTGACGTGCAAAGTCGGGGCTGATTTCGGATGCTCCAGGAAGGCGTCAGCCACCTGGGCCAGGGCCGGGAACGCCCGCACCAGCCGGGGATCGGCGATCGGGCACTCGCGCACCTCCACCAGCCGCCACGACCGCCGCGCCTTGAAGCCCAGCACCGCACGTCCATCCGCGCCGCGCCGCGCATGCAGGGCAAGCCGCCGCCGCGTGCCGGGCGGCGTCGCCACCGTCGGGTCGATCTCCGTCTCGATGCGCTCGCGCGCCAGCGCCAGCCGCACCTGCTCGCGTTTCCACTCGAGATACGGCCCGCTGGCCCAATGCTGCAGCGAGCAGCCGCCGCAATCCCCGTATTGCGGCGAGACCGGCGCCACGCGGTCCGGGCTCGGCGAGAGGATCTCGATCTCCTCGGCGCGACCGTCGATCACCCGCCCCCGCACTGTTTCTCCCGGCAGGGTCAGGCTGGCGAACACCGGCCCGGCGGGCGTTTGCGCGACGCCGTCGCCCTGTCCGCCGACGCGCTCGATCCTCAAGGTCTCCATCGCCCGGCTTCTAGCCGCTTGCGCGCCCGGCACAAAGGCCGCGCTCCGATGAACAAAGATGAACAAGGGGCTCAACCACCGTTCAGCTTGGCGGGCTTAGCATGCAACACAGACGGGCCGAGACCGTTAACGGACCAGCGTTCAGGTCTCGATCAACAGGAAACACACCGATGCCCCTGCATCTCTCCCGCAAGTCTCTCGCCGCTTCGGCCGCCGTCTTGGCTGGTCTGACCGTTCTGCCGGCCGCCGCCTCGGCTCAGTCCTACGGCTATGGCCAGAACTACGGCACCGGCGCCTACGGCCGCACCTATGACTACGACCGCGACTATCGGTATGATCGCAACTATCGCGACCAGCGGTGTGACCGCGAACGCTCGGGCCGCACCGGCGCGGGCGCGGTGATCGGCGGCGGCGCGGGCGCCCTGATCGGCTCTCAACTGACTGGCCGCAGCAGCAAGACCGAAGGCGCCCTGATCGGCGGCGCGCTGGGCGCCGTCCTCGGCTCCCAGGTCGGACGCGGCAGCTCGGACGCCTGCTACGACCGCGCGTCGGGCTACGACTACGACTACCGGTACGACCAGCCCCGCTATTATGACGACCGCTATACCGGAGATCAGGGCTACTACGATGATCGCCGCGACTACGGCTACGACCGCGGCGGCTACTACAACCAGTATCCGGCTCAGTACGGCGGCTACAGCAGCTACGGCAGCGGCTACAGCGGCTATGGCTACAACCAGTCCTATTCGTCGGGCTACGGCTACAGCTCGGGCTACGAGTGCCGCAGCGTCAGCACCACGACGCGGGACCGCTGGGGCCGGCTGGTGACCACCACGCGCGAGGTCTGCTGACCCGCCACGCCATCGCGGCGTCGATCATTTTCAGCCCCCCTGTCGATCGACGACGTGCTGGGAGCCGCCGGAGGAGCCATCCCCCGGCGGTTTCTCATTGTCCGTCTCGGCTCGCCCACAGCAGGAACTCGACGTTGCCGTCGCCGCCGGCGATCGGGCTCTCGACCGTCGCCTGAACGGCCCAACCGCATTGCGCCAGCCAGTCGCATACGCGCTGCAGCGCCGCCTCGCGCTGGTTCGCATCCTTGACCAGTCCGCCCTTGCCGACCGCCTTCGGACTGTCCGCCTCGAACTGCGGCTTGACCAGGGTCACGAGGTCGGCGTCCGGCGCGGCGAGCGACAGAGCGGCGGGCAGCACCTTGGCCAGGCCGATAAAGCTGGCGTCGCAGACGATCAGCCCAGGCGGATCGGGGATCAGCTCTGGCGTCAGGTCGCGGGCGTCGGTCCGCTCCAGGCTCACGACACGCGGATCGGCCGCGATCCTGGGGTGCAGCTGACCAAAGCCCACATCGACTGCGAACACGCGGGCGGCGCCGCGCTCCAGGCAAACCTCGGTGAAGCCGCCGGTCGAGGCGCCGACATCCAGCACCACCCGACCCTCGACCTGCACCGGCCAGAGGGTCAGGGCGTGATCCAGCTTCAGCGCGCCGCGTCCGACGAACCGGTGCGCGGCCTCGGCCTCGATGGCCGCATTCTCGGCGACCTGTTCCGACGGCCTGGCGACCAGGCGGCCGTCCGCCCTCACCCGCCCCGCCTCGATGGCGGCGCGCGCCCGGGCGCGGGTTTCGAACAGGCCCCGCGCGACCAGAAGCTGATCGATCCGCATCTAATCCTCCCCTCTTGGGGGAGGGGGAGGGGGACCGCGAAGCGGTGGAGGGGGAACGACGCGGTTACAGTGTCTGGGGCCAGATCCCTCCACCAGGCCGCGCATGGTCCCCCTCCCCCAAGAGGGGAGGATTCCCGTCATGCGATGTCAGCCAGGCGGGCCAGGGCCGCCTGCAGTTTCACCTTGCCCGCTTCGGCTTCGGCCAGCTTGGCTCGCTGCTCCTCGACCACTTCCGGCGCGGCGCGGGACACGAAG
The genomic region above belongs to Brevundimonas sp. PAMC22021 and contains:
- a CDS encoding glycine zipper 2TM domain-containing protein, with product MPLHLSRKSLAASAAVLAGLTVLPAAASAQSYGYGQNYGTGAYGRTYDYDRDYRYDRNYRDQRCDRERSGRTGAGAVIGGGAGALIGSQLTGRSSKTEGALIGGALGAVLGSQVGRGSSDACYDRASGYDYDYRYDQPRYYDDRYTGDQGYYDDRRDYGYDRGGYYNQYPAQYGGYSSYGSGYSGYGYNQSYSSGYGYSSGYECRSVSTTTRDRWGRLVTTTREVC
- a CDS encoding class I SAM-dependent RNA methyltransferase, which codes for METLRIERVGGQGDGVAQTPAGPVFASLTLPGETVRGRVIDGRAEEIEILSPSPDRVAPVSPQYGDCGGCSLQHWASGPYLEWKREQVRLALARERIETEIDPTVATPPGTRRRLALHARRGADGRAVLGFKARRSWRLVEVRECPIADPRLVRAFPALAQVADAFLEHPKSAPTLHVTWTLTGLDVDVTGVERRSGGLSADARTRAVAAARRADVARLSLAGETLMAARQPQVMFGPATVALPAGGFLQAVPEAEAAMVERAVAAVKGAKKVADLFCGAGTFTFPLATVAPVIAADASDAGIAALKAGVKTAKGMKAISAEARDLFRRPMTPFDLKGCEAVVFDPPRAGAIEQTAQIAATRAGVVVGVSCNPQTFARDARVLIDAGFRLERVTPVDQFLWSTHVELVGVFRR
- a CDS encoding PA0069 family radical SAM protein encodes the protein MSPATKGRGAKSNATGRYEARTQEAFDDGWTADDADVAPLRTTLSPEHARTLITRNTSPDIGFDRSINPYKGCEHGCIYCYARPSHAWMGLSPGLDFESRIFFKPHAARLLEQELLAPRYRCKRIHIGGNTDPYQPVERETRSTRGVLEVLQRFNHPFSIITKSVLIARDADILGPMGRDKLASAFVSITTLDRGLARAMEPRASTPAKRLEAISRLAEAGVPVGVGFAPVIPGLNDHELEAVLEAAAKAGATTAMYVTLRLPLEIKDLFREWLADARPDRAARVMSLIRQTRGGKDYDADWSQRMKGTGPVAELIGARFKAAVKRYGLDAPRHQLDETRFRVPAGARPQLDLFDVA
- the topA gene encoding type I DNA topoisomerase, which translates into the protein MNLVIVESPAKAKTINKYLGSGYEVLASYGHVRDLPSKDGSVLPDDDFAMHWEVDAKGAKRLSDIAAAAKRADRVILATDPDREGEAISWHVLEVLNKKKALKDTPVERVTFNAITKSAVLDAMANPRQLDMELVEAYLARRALDYLVGFNLSPVLWRKLPGARSAGRVQSVALRIVVDREMEIERFKPQEYWSIEADLNADSPPFTARLVKHDGKRIQRLDIKDEATASAARAAIDAGDFTIRSVEKKPVRRNPAPPFTTSTLQQEAARKLGFSAQRTMQAAQKLYEGVDETGGLITYMRTDGVQTTPEGIAQAREVIAQQFGPAFVPGEPRYYKTKAKNAQEAHEAIRPTNIARHPDSLRLESDLQRLYELIWKRMVASQMEAARLDRTTVDIETSDGRTGLRATGQVVTFDGFLAVYEEGRDEKSRQSEDEDDDTTRLPALKEGARAQVDAIRTDQHFTEPPPRFSEATLVKKLEELGIGRPSTYASTLSTLRDREYVRVDKNRFYPEDKGRLVTAFLEQFFRKWVEYDFTAALETQLDEVSAGDLDWKVLLRNFWQDFHAATQAAGELRTTAILDALNETLGAHIFPDKGDGADPRECPLCHQGRLSLKTSRFGAFIGCERYPECKYTRPVASPDAADGAAESGDRDLGVDPATGQPVNLKIGRFGPYVETTPPDAEKPLRSSLPKGWSPASLTLDNALRLLSLPREVGPHPEDGKMITAGLGRYGPFILHAGTYANVSDIEEVFDVGLNRAVALLAEKRAGGPRGRGAAQAPLKDLGVHPETGDPVHVMAGRFGPYVKSGKINATLPKGVTPEDLTLDAALPLLAAKAGAEPKKKTPAKKAAAPKTAAKKPAAKKSASKKTADA
- a CDS encoding TlyA family RNA methyltransferase translates to MRIDQLLVARGLFETRARARAAIEAGRVRADGRLVARPSEQVAENAAIEAEAAHRFVGRGALKLDHALTLWPVQVEGRVVLDVGASTGGFTEVCLERGAARVFAVDVGFGQLHPRIAADPRVVSLERTDARDLTPELIPDPPGLIVCDASFIGLAKVLPAALSLAAPDADLVTLVKPQFEADSPKAVGKGGLVKDANQREAALQRVCDWLAQCGWAVQATVESPIAGGDGNVEFLLWASRDGQ